Proteins from a single region of Pseudarthrobacter sp. NIBRBAC000502772:
- a CDS encoding PspC domain-containing protein gives MTTALERPRRGKIIGGVCAALSARFGIPKFLVRLGFVIFGLVGIGELVYIALWIMIPKAPA, from the coding sequence ATGACTACAGCACTGGAGCGGCCACGCCGCGGAAAAATCATCGGCGGCGTCTGCGCCGCCCTTTCAGCCCGATTCGGGATCCCGAAGTTCCTGGTCAGGCTCGGCTTTGTGATCTTTGGCTTGGTGGGGATCGGCGAACTGGTCTACATCGCCCTGTGGATCATGATCCCCAAGGCTCCGGCCTAA
- a CDS encoding FAD-dependent oxidoreductase, translated as MSEQIVVVGFGPVAARLIDELLPAVRDGHVSLTVVGEEAEAAYNRVLVADLGVGRTTADALALSDAAALAADGVDVRLGVRVRRVDRARQQVILTDGTSAHYERLVFATGSRPVIPNLTGINPDPASPVLPSGVTALRDLRDASVLRAAVDGGKRVVVLGGGVLGLETALAAAEEGATVTVVHNGPHPLGRNIDRGGGAVLAASLRRCGVRMAGNARSTGVEHNAPDGGFSALLLNDGSAIDGDLLVISCGVRPRTELAEGCGLSVGAGILVDHRLRAHHEPHIFAIGDCAEVRCPDPACGECRTAKGPSGLVGPGWRQAEWLAEYLTMLATGTQEDADTLQELPQEQAGVIVLKARGMNMAVAGDNGAEPWDEDVLTAGAVNGRPRLQIAQWADPEHGRYVKMTTRGGVLEGLVAVGMPRTAAELVGLFERGGELPADRSLLLRLDGPDQLAASGPADPAGTVCRCAGVSGAKIQGAVAEGCSTVAEVSKATRAGTGCGGCHEDIKGLIEKHFQAAPAA; from the coding sequence ATGAGTGAGCAGATTGTCGTTGTTGGTTTCGGTCCGGTGGCTGCCCGCCTGATCGATGAACTGCTGCCCGCGGTCCGCGATGGGCACGTCAGCCTCACTGTCGTGGGCGAGGAAGCCGAGGCCGCGTACAACCGTGTGCTGGTGGCCGATCTGGGCGTCGGACGCACTACTGCCGATGCCCTGGCCCTCTCCGATGCCGCAGCCCTGGCCGCGGATGGCGTGGACGTCCGGCTCGGCGTGCGGGTCCGCCGCGTGGACCGCGCCCGCCAGCAGGTGATCCTTACAGACGGCACCTCCGCCCACTATGAGCGGCTCGTCTTCGCCACGGGTTCCCGGCCCGTCATCCCCAACCTGACCGGCATCAACCCGGATCCCGCTTCCCCCGTCCTTCCCTCCGGCGTCACGGCGCTCCGGGATCTCCGCGACGCTTCGGTATTGCGCGCAGCGGTCGACGGCGGCAAGCGTGTTGTGGTGCTGGGCGGCGGCGTCCTGGGCCTCGAGACAGCCCTCGCGGCTGCCGAGGAAGGCGCCACGGTCACGGTGGTGCACAACGGGCCGCACCCGCTGGGACGCAACATCGACCGGGGCGGCGGCGCGGTCCTGGCGGCCAGCCTGCGCCGTTGCGGCGTGCGGATGGCCGGCAACGCCCGGTCCACCGGGGTGGAGCACAACGCGCCCGACGGCGGATTCTCGGCATTGCTGCTCAATGACGGTTCGGCGATCGACGGCGACCTCCTGGTCATCTCGTGCGGTGTCCGTCCCCGGACCGAGCTGGCCGAAGGCTGCGGCCTGTCGGTTGGTGCTGGCATCCTGGTGGACCATCGGCTCCGTGCCCACCACGAGCCGCACATCTTCGCGATCGGCGACTGCGCCGAGGTCCGCTGCCCGGATCCGGCCTGCGGCGAATGCCGCACGGCGAAGGGCCCATCCGGCCTGGTGGGTCCCGGGTGGCGGCAGGCCGAATGGCTGGCCGAATACCTGACCATGCTGGCCACCGGCACGCAGGAGGACGCCGACACGCTGCAGGAGCTGCCCCAGGAGCAGGCCGGCGTCATTGTGCTGAAGGCCCGCGGCATGAACATGGCTGTGGCGGGCGACAACGGTGCCGAGCCGTGGGACGAAGACGTGCTCACCGCCGGCGCCGTGAACGGCCGGCCGCGGCTGCAGATCGCCCAGTGGGCCGATCCCGAACACGGCCGCTACGTGAAGATGACTACCCGCGGCGGAGTGCTGGAAGGCCTGGTGGCCGTGGGCATGCCGCGGACCGCAGCCGAGCTCGTGGGACTCTTCGAACGCGGTGGGGAACTGCCGGCCGACAGGTCACTGCTGCTCCGGCTCGATGGCCCGGACCAGCTGGCCGCGTCCGGTCCCGCCGATCCGGCTGGCACCGTATGCCGCTGCGCCGGAGTCAGCGGCGCCAAGATCCAGGGCGCCGTGGCGGAAGGCTGCTCCACCGTGGCCGAGGTGTCCAAGGCAACCCGCGCCGGTACCGGCTGCGGCGGCTGCCACGAGGACATCAAGGGGCTCATCGAAAAACACTTCCAGGCGGCTCCCGCCGCCTGA